One region of Candidatus Electrothrix rattekaaiensis genomic DNA includes:
- a CDS encoding peptidoglycan-binding protein: MLKKRNFMVAAAFLFAVSSPAVAQQYGQIDPGQYANEGFPTNVQPGECYSRCLAPAVYEDVEEEIEIAPAMERTEIIPAEYEWVEEQVIAKEASEKIETLPAKFEWRNEEVVVKEASEEIKVIPAQYEWRDVQVVVKEATEELRSVDAKYDWIDEQIMISPEVVTVTITNPGYEEVKEQVLVKAPSAKWIKKATHCSPEDIKMGLTDCDTLCYVAVPAMYKTVIKKVPTGDCGGVVDGCRQVVVIPAEYKVVRKKVVVEPARTETVSVPAEYKTMRKQVMIAPSSTEVVTTPPVTQMIRKKVMVAPSQTRSIPVPPEYKSVRVKKLVKPAEENIITVPAEYKTIVKKVKVSDSKIVWKPALCKDELVDSTIRQVQSALSQQGYYSGLIDGQLSQATLDAIRAFQVENNLAQGGGLTDETVEALGIY; this comes from the coding sequence ATGTTGAAGAAAAGAAATTTTATGGTTGCTGCCGCGTTCCTGTTCGCGGTATCTTCACCGGCGGTAGCGCAACAGTATGGGCAGATTGACCCTGGTCAATATGCTAATGAGGGCTTTCCGACCAATGTTCAGCCTGGTGAGTGCTACTCACGCTGTCTTGCCCCGGCCGTTTACGAGGACGTAGAGGAAGAAATCGAGATAGCACCTGCTATGGAGCGAACAGAAATCATCCCGGCTGAGTACGAATGGGTTGAGGAGCAGGTTATTGCTAAAGAGGCTTCTGAAAAAATTGAGACACTTCCAGCGAAATTTGAATGGAGGAATGAAGAGGTTGTCGTCAAGGAAGCATCAGAGGAGATCAAAGTTATTCCGGCCCAGTATGAGTGGCGTGACGTGCAGGTCGTTGTCAAAGAGGCTACCGAGGAGTTGAGATCTGTTGATGCCAAGTATGACTGGATTGACGAGCAGATCATGATTTCTCCAGAGGTCGTCACTGTCACCATCACCAATCCCGGTTACGAGGAAGTGAAAGAGCAGGTTTTGGTCAAGGCACCTTCGGCGAAATGGATCAAAAAAGCAACCCATTGTTCTCCTGAAGATATCAAAATGGGGCTGACCGACTGTGATACCCTGTGTTATGTAGCGGTTCCCGCTATGTATAAGACAGTTATCAAGAAAGTACCGACAGGTGACTGCGGCGGCGTAGTTGATGGATGTCGTCAGGTAGTCGTTATTCCTGCAGAATACAAGGTCGTTCGGAAAAAAGTCGTTGTTGAGCCTGCAAGGACTGAGACCGTATCTGTACCTGCAGAGTACAAAACTATGCGTAAGCAGGTCATGATTGCGCCATCGAGTACAGAGGTTGTAACAACTCCACCTGTTACCCAGATGATTCGCAAGAAAGTAATGGTCGCTCCGTCCCAGACACGATCAATCCCTGTACCTCCTGAATACAAGTCTGTCAGGGTTAAGAAACTGGTGAAGCCAGCTGAAGAGAACATTATTACAGTTCCGGCCGAGTACAAAACCATTGTTAAAAAGGTTAAGGTCAGCGACAGTAAAATCGTTTGGAAACCTGCTCTTTGTAAGGATGAGCTTGTTGACTCAACTATTCGTCAGGTACAGTCAGCCCTCAGCCAGCAGGGTTATTACTCCGGTCTGATCGACGGTCAATTGAGTCAGGCAACCCTTGACGCTATCAGAGCTTTTCAGGTTGAGAACAACCTTGCTCAGGGCGGCGGGCTGACCGACGAGACTGTAGAAGCTTTAGGGATTTACTAG
- a CDS encoding ATP-binding protein yields MRFSLRLKLALLSLLLLLFPLLGMRLNNTLKNSLITSQQETLSLTAQAVSAALTDRNDLFDREQFHGLNQDRDLYLFQLSNTIRLDGNLDDWRPELAEAEEFAKEHLISSEGNYALKSLNFRHLAGKQDKYLYALFDVQDDHVIYRSKNSLRLDRSDHLQIVIEDNQSRKKYLMTAHEQGWVNAFLMPDVPIKFPVSEQRIQGVWHQTDRGYILEIRIPLELLGNKLAFTMADVDDVESRDIKALIGTSNLQDDKAPGLLLTTSTPIEEILKSLDRPYARIRIVDRNQRVRAQVGSLRTSEIPTDHNNKLSLRINELMRPLYRFFINPFLTEFKDQASQPTELDLHGIREGLAGKHSVTSYLMEDGQVEVMAAITPLYEQDQVIGAVVVEQTTNSILSLSNRLIEETISLSVVAFLFGGCILLFFAFRISARIRRLRNQAASAITPDGRILNTINKNSASDEIADLGRTLDSMLSQLQQQIEHREQMADNLEHEMRTPLAGIAASVKNLRQEQLDTNPSDRIMEYIQWVERDVQRMEELLTSIREATTLKNALLLDSMELFDLGRAVSVWLEHGWRPAFNKVDILYQAPEHEVLVNGDPVRLRQALEKLVENAVSFHTPGTAIELQLEQHENDISLLVINQGPIIEPDMQQQIFHSMISNRAVKDKLPHLGLGLYIVRTVLDHHDGRVSVQNLSDGRTGVFFTITLPGVLKNEIS; encoded by the coding sequence ATGCGTTTCTCTCTGCGCCTAAAACTCGCCCTCCTTTCCCTTCTGCTCCTCCTCTTCCCTTTACTGGGAATGCGCCTGAACAATACCCTGAAAAACAGCCTGATCACCAGCCAGCAGGAGACCCTGAGTCTTACCGCCCAGGCGGTTTCAGCCGCATTGACCGACCGGAACGATCTTTTTGACAGAGAACAATTTCATGGCCTGAATCAGGACCGTGATCTCTATCTCTTTCAATTGAGCAACACCATCAGGTTAGACGGAAATCTTGATGATTGGCGCCCGGAACTGGCTGAAGCGGAAGAATTTGCCAAAGAGCATCTGATCAGTTCGGAAGGAAACTACGCCCTCAAATCCCTTAATTTTCGACATCTTGCTGGCAAGCAGGATAAATACCTTTATGCGCTCTTTGACGTCCAGGATGATCATGTCATTTATCGGAGCAAAAACTCGTTACGTCTTGATCGTTCGGATCATTTGCAGATTGTGATTGAGGACAATCAAAGCCGGAAAAAATATTTAATGACAGCGCATGAGCAGGGTTGGGTGAATGCTTTTCTCATGCCCGATGTCCCGATCAAGTTCCCTGTCAGCGAGCAGCGAATCCAAGGTGTTTGGCACCAGACCGACAGAGGCTATATTCTTGAAATCCGTATCCCGCTGGAGCTGCTCGGCAATAAACTGGCCTTTACTATGGCTGATGTCGATGATGTCGAATCCAGAGATATTAAGGCGTTAATCGGCACCTCTAATTTACAGGACGACAAGGCCCCGGGCCTGCTTCTGACGACTTCAACTCCGATTGAAGAAATACTGAAATCTCTTGATCGCCCATATGCGCGTATTCGGATCGTTGATCGCAATCAACGGGTGAGAGCTCAGGTAGGCAGCCTGCGCACCTCAGAAATACCAACAGATCATAATAACAAGCTTTCTCTTCGTATAAATGAGCTCATGCGCCCTCTCTATCGCTTTTTTATCAACCCCTTTTTAACGGAATTTAAAGACCAAGCCTCTCAGCCGACTGAGCTGGATCTCCACGGAATCCGTGAAGGACTTGCCGGTAAACATTCTGTTACCAGCTATTTAATGGAGGACGGCCAAGTGGAGGTCATGGCCGCCATTACCCCATTATACGAACAGGATCAGGTTATAGGTGCCGTGGTTGTCGAGCAGACCACGAACTCCATCCTTTCTCTCAGCAACCGTTTAATTGAAGAGACCATTTCTCTCTCTGTTGTCGCCTTTCTCTTTGGCGGCTGTATTCTGCTCTTTTTTGCCTTCCGCATTTCCGCACGCATTCGCCGCCTGCGCAATCAGGCGGCTTCGGCCATCACTCCTGACGGACGGATACTTAATACCATTAACAAAAATTCGGCAAGTGATGAAATCGCTGATTTAGGTCGGACCCTGGATTCCATGCTCAGTCAGCTCCAGCAGCAGATCGAGCACCGCGAGCAAATGGCCGATAACCTTGAGCACGAAATGCGAACGCCCTTGGCTGGCATTGCCGCATCAGTGAAAAACCTTCGTCAAGAACAGCTTGATACGAATCCCTCGGATCGTATTATGGAATATATTCAGTGGGTCGAACGCGATGTTCAGAGGATGGAAGAGCTTCTCACCTCAATTCGAGAGGCCACTACCTTGAAAAATGCCCTACTGCTGGACAGTATGGAGTTGTTCGATCTCGGTAGAGCTGTATCAGTATGGCTTGAGCATGGTTGGCGACCCGCCTTTAACAAGGTCGATATCCTCTATCAAGCACCTGAACATGAAGTATTGGTGAACGGTGATCCCGTACGGTTACGTCAGGCTTTAGAAAAGCTTGTCGAAAACGCTGTATCTTTTCATACTCCAGGCACAGCGATTGAACTTCAGCTTGAGCAGCATGAAAACGATATATCCCTGCTCGTTATCAATCAGGGACCGATTATTGAACCGGATATGCAGCAACAAATCTTTCATTCCATGATTTCCAATCGAGCAGTCAAGGATAAGTTACCTCACCTAGGCCTTGGATTATATATTGTTCGTACAGTGCTGGATCATCATGATGGGCGAGTAAGTGTGCAGAACCTTTCTGATGGGAGGACCGGAGTGTTTTTTACGATTACGCTACCCGGTGTGTTGAAGAACGAAATCTCTTGA
- a CDS encoding response regulator, which yields MTYRIALVEDDSRLQANYAQALQREGYDVATYSSKPEAMSAFARSLPDLAILDVMLGEEMAGGFDLCQHLRSLSPVIPIIFLTARNSDLDRVSGLRLGAWDYLTKDTTTLDFLPARISALFRTVEALRSNTTENKIIQHKDLQIDEDRKEVYWKSHPISLTLTEFWILVCLARRPGHVKNHEQLMEAASVIVTNNAIAAHIRRIRDKFQDVDSDFKAIRSEYGMGYRWQP from the coding sequence ATGACCTACCGAATCGCCCTTGTTGAAGATGATTCCAGGCTGCAGGCCAATTATGCACAGGCCCTTCAGCGCGAAGGCTATGACGTGGCCACCTACAGCAGCAAGCCTGAAGCCATGTCCGCCTTTGCCCGCTCTCTGCCCGACCTTGCCATCTTGGACGTCATGCTTGGAGAGGAAATGGCCGGTGGTTTTGATCTTTGCCAACACCTTCGCTCTTTATCCCCTGTTATTCCTATCATCTTTCTCACAGCTCGCAATTCAGATCTGGATCGGGTTTCCGGCCTGCGCTTGGGTGCTTGGGACTACCTTACCAAGGACACAACAACCTTGGACTTTCTGCCCGCCAGAATATCTGCTCTGTTTCGAACCGTTGAGGCCTTACGCAGCAATACAACGGAAAACAAGATTATCCAGCATAAGGACTTGCAGATTGATGAAGATCGGAAGGAAGTGTATTGGAAGAGCCATCCGATCAGCCTGACTCTGACAGAATTCTGGATACTGGTCTGCCTTGCCAGACGGCCGGGACATGTCAAAAATCACGAGCAGCTGATGGAGGCGGCGAGCGTCATTGTTACGAATAATGCGATTGCTGCACATATCCGAAGAATCCGAGATAAATTCCAGGATGTTGATTCTGATTTTAAGGCTATTCGTTCCGAATACGGCATGGGATATCGCTGGCAGCCATAA